A window of Rubricoccus marinus contains these coding sequences:
- a CDS encoding aromatic ring-hydroxylating oxygenase subunit alpha, with protein sequence MDLPVFSPEALHHAPIERAQTIPSAWYTDPRVLAFESEAVFASSWQFVTHTSRVQASGDFVTATVAEDPVMVLRDGDGALRAFYNVCRHRGGPLATDASGCARMLQCKYHGWTYRLDGSLRGVPRFGHSELFDKRDFGLVPIEVAEWEGLVFVRLRASGPPLATVLGGIRERIAPVDIAAMRFHERVVYDVACDWKVYVDNYLEGYHLPIVHPELCDVLDAAAYATETSEHYNLQHSPLREGEANVYGDASDAAFYYWIFPNTMLNILPGRLQTNTVLPLGPGRCRVVFDFHYVDIESPGARQRIADDLAFSDRVQAEDIEVCEHVQRGLASRGYDQGVFSPAQEVGVHHFQGLLKRAYSAALASPAAASGASG encoded by the coding sequence TCCCGTCGGCGTGGTACACGGATCCGCGCGTGCTCGCCTTCGAGTCCGAGGCCGTGTTCGCATCCTCGTGGCAGTTCGTGACGCACACCTCGCGGGTTCAGGCCTCTGGCGACTTCGTGACGGCAACCGTCGCCGAGGACCCCGTGATGGTCCTGCGCGATGGGGATGGCGCCCTCCGCGCCTTCTACAACGTGTGCCGCCACCGCGGCGGGCCTCTGGCGACCGACGCCAGCGGCTGCGCGCGGATGCTCCAGTGCAAGTACCACGGCTGGACGTACCGGCTGGATGGATCGCTCCGCGGCGTCCCGCGCTTCGGCCACTCGGAGTTGTTCGACAAGCGAGACTTCGGCCTCGTCCCCATCGAGGTCGCCGAGTGGGAGGGGCTCGTGTTCGTGCGGCTTCGCGCCAGCGGCCCGCCTCTGGCGACGGTTCTGGGCGGCATCCGCGAGCGCATCGCGCCTGTGGATATCGCCGCGATGCGCTTCCACGAGCGTGTCGTCTATGACGTGGCGTGCGACTGGAAGGTGTATGTGGACAACTACCTGGAGGGGTACCACCTCCCCATCGTCCACCCCGAACTGTGTGACGTGCTGGACGCGGCGGCGTACGCCACGGAGACGTCTGAGCACTACAACCTCCAGCACAGCCCGCTCCGCGAGGGTGAAGCCAACGTCTACGGAGACGCCAGCGACGCCGCGTTCTACTACTGGATCTTCCCCAACACGATGCTCAACATCCTGCCGGGGCGCCTCCAAACCAACACCGTCCTCCCGCTTGGCCCCGGGCGCTGCCGCGTCGTCTTCGACTTCCACTATGTGGATATCGAGTCGCCAGGGGCCCGGCAGCGCATCGCGGACGACCTCGCCTTCAGTGATCGCGTGCAGGCCGAGGACATCGAGGTATGCGAGCACGTCCAACGCGGGCTCGCCTCTCGCGGCTACGATCAGGGCGTGTTCTCGCCCGCTCAAGAAGTGGGCGTCCACCACTTCCAGGGACTTCTCAAGCGGGCGTATTCGGCGGCTCTCGCGAGCCCAGCGGCGGCT